One genomic segment of Amycolatopsis sp. WQ 127309 includes these proteins:
- a CDS encoding thiamine pyrophosphate-dependent enzyme, whose product MTTATEPGYAELPRLISLMTGDDKHQAAAESTVDVLWVLYDRVLDITNGNFREPDRDRFLLSKGHGPMAYYAVLTAKGFLDEAELPTWSDPVSRLGRHPDRRRIPGVEISSGSLGHGLPIALGTALGLRARGLLSPKVVTLIGDAELDEGSNHEAIVVAARFALENLTTVVIDNQSSTRGWPGGIARRFDVEGWETRTVPGRDHDALYDAFATPHPGRPLAVVAVVEPKG is encoded by the coding sequence ATGACCACTGCGACCGAACCGGGTTACGCCGAGCTGCCCCGACTCATCTCGCTGATGACGGGCGACGACAAGCACCAAGCCGCCGCGGAGTCCACAGTGGACGTCCTGTGGGTGCTCTACGACCGCGTGCTCGACATCACGAACGGGAACTTCCGCGAGCCGGACCGCGACCGGTTCCTGCTGTCGAAGGGGCACGGGCCGATGGCGTACTACGCCGTGCTGACCGCGAAGGGCTTCCTGGACGAGGCGGAGCTGCCGACGTGGTCCGACCCGGTGTCGCGCCTCGGCCGCCACCCGGACCGGCGGCGGATCCCGGGCGTCGAGATCTCCAGCGGCTCGCTGGGCCACGGCCTCCCGATCGCGCTCGGCACGGCGCTGGGCCTGCGCGCCCGCGGCCTGTTGTCACCCAAGGTGGTGACGCTCATCGGCGACGCCGAACTGGACGAGGGCTCGAACCACGAGGCGATCGTCGTCGCCGCGCGCTTCGCGCTCGAGAACCTCACGACGGTGGTGATCGACAACCAGTCGTCGACGCGCGGCTGGCCGGGCGGCATCGCGCGCCGGTTCGACGTCGAAGGCTGGGAGACGCGCACGGTGCCCGGCCGCGACCACGACGCGCTGTACGACGCGTTCGCCACCCCGCACCCGGGCCGGCCGCTCGCGGTCGTCGCCGTCGTCGAACCGAAGGGCTGA
- a CDS encoding transketolase family protein, with product MRETFLTTTEQILDADPDVAIVLADISAAQLAGAARRHPGRVINVGIREQLLVSTGAGLALAGLRPIVHTFSSFLVERGFEQIKLDFSHQELGGVLVSYGASYDMPTAGRTHQAPGDVALIDALPGWTVHVPGHPSEARRLLLESIPGDGRVYLRLSAQENASPHLGVGFTRLRSGSRGVVVAVGPVLDRVLRATSGLDVTVLYASTIRPFDAAGLRSAVLAASASVVMVEPYLAGTSAHWVSEALSDVPHRLRSLGVRRDAEVRTYGEIADHDLAHGLDAGSLGLSIREFLGE from the coding sequence ATGCGCGAAACGTTCCTGACGACGACCGAGCAGATCCTCGACGCCGACCCGGACGTCGCGATCGTCCTGGCGGACATCTCGGCGGCGCAGCTGGCCGGCGCCGCGCGACGGCACCCGGGCCGGGTGATCAACGTCGGGATCCGCGAGCAGCTGCTGGTCAGCACGGGCGCGGGCCTGGCGCTGGCGGGGCTGCGGCCGATCGTGCACACGTTCTCGTCGTTCCTGGTGGAGCGCGGGTTCGAGCAGATCAAGCTGGACTTCTCGCACCAGGAGCTGGGCGGGGTACTGGTGTCGTACGGCGCGTCGTACGACATGCCGACGGCGGGCCGCACGCACCAGGCGCCGGGGGACGTGGCGCTGATCGATGCTCTGCCGGGCTGGACGGTGCACGTCCCAGGCCACCCTTCGGAGGCACGCCGGCTCTTGCTGGAGTCGATCCCGGGAGACGGCCGCGTCTACTTGCGCCTTTCGGCTCAGGAGAACGCGTCGCCGCACCTGGGAGTCGGGTTCACGCGGCTGCGATCGGGCTCTCGCGGTGTCGTGGTGGCGGTCGGGCCGGTGCTGGATCGGGTGCTGCGGGCCACTTCCGGCTTGGACGTGACGGTGCTGTACGCGTCGACGATCCGCCCTTTCGACGCGGCGGGCTTGCGGTCGGCGGTGCTCGCTGCTTCGGCTTCCGTCGTGATGGTGGAGCCGTACTTGGCGGGGACGTCGGCGCATTGGGTTTCGGAGGCGCTGTCGGACGTGCCGCACCGGCTGCGGTCGCTGGGGGTGCGACGGGACGCGGAGGTGCGGACGTACGGGGAGATCGCGGACCACGACCTGGCCCACGGGCTGGACGCGGGGTCGCTGGGGCTGTCGATCAGGGAGTTCCTGGGGGAGTAG
- a CDS encoding NUDIX hydrolase, giving the protein MGSTIRPIALGVIWRGNALLVFEGRDDLKGETFYRPLGGGIEFGEASRDALKREFVEELAAEVTVGERIGVLENVYTWRGRQGHEIAFMFDAGFADSSLYERDEMEILDDPATARWVPFVDFRDGGKILYPRGLTELLSPEQ; this is encoded by the coding sequence ATGGGGTCCACGATTCGGCCGATTGCGCTCGGGGTCATCTGGCGAGGAAACGCGCTGCTCGTCTTCGAAGGGCGGGACGACCTCAAAGGTGAGACTTTCTACCGGCCGCTCGGAGGCGGGATCGAGTTCGGTGAGGCCAGCCGGGACGCTCTGAAACGCGAGTTCGTCGAAGAGCTTGCCGCGGAGGTGACCGTCGGTGAGCGGATCGGCGTGCTCGAGAACGTCTACACCTGGCGAGGGCGTCAAGGGCACGAGATCGCCTTCATGTTCGACGCCGGGTTCGCCGACTCAAGCCTCTACGAGCGTGACGAGATGGAGATCCTCGACGACCCCGCCACCGCGCGCTGGGTTCCGTTCGTCGACTTCCGTGACGGCGGCAAGATCCTCTACCCGCGAGGGCTCACCGAGCTGCTCTCACCGGAGCAGTGA
- a CDS encoding NIPSNAP family protein, translated as MTFTEYETVLELRRYTLHPGRRDELIELFEREFVEPQEAAGAHLFGLFRVPSSPDEFWWLRGFRSMEARKEALEAFYFGPEWKAHREEANETMIDSDNVLLLRPVQRGLTSPPSGSELYLSLAAPPTAFAIFETEPSPNTFPQLPVREDGPFSVSFSRSASPSGVLLEPTTRSLLR; from the coding sequence GTGACTTTCACCGAGTACGAAACGGTCCTGGAGCTGCGGCGCTACACGCTGCACCCAGGGCGTCGCGACGAGCTGATCGAGCTGTTCGAGCGCGAGTTCGTCGAGCCCCAGGAAGCCGCCGGCGCGCACCTGTTCGGCCTGTTCCGCGTGCCGTCTTCCCCGGACGAGTTCTGGTGGCTGCGCGGATTCCGGTCGATGGAGGCCCGGAAGGAGGCACTGGAGGCCTTCTACTTCGGCCCGGAGTGGAAGGCCCACCGGGAGGAAGCGAACGAGACGATGATCGACTCGGACAACGTCCTGCTGCTGCGCCCGGTCCAACGTGGCCTGACGTCACCACCATCGGGCTCGGAGCTGTACCTGTCCCTTGCGGCGCCGCCTACCGCTTTTGCCATTTTCGAGACGGAGCCATCCCCGAACACCTTCCCCCAGCTGCCGGTCCGCGAAGACGGCCCATTTTCGGTGTCGTTCAGCCGCTCTGCTTCGCCTTCGGGGGTGTTGCTGGAGCCGACGACGCGGTCACTGCTCCGGTGA
- a CDS encoding acyl-CoA dehydrogenase family protein translates to MSRTPDPHDFLDLDAGLAEEERAIRDAVRAYAKDNLLDRVAGWYETGALPASELAKEFGSLGLLGMHLEGYGCAGTSAVAYGIACRELEAVDSGLRSFVSVQGSLAMYAIHKWGSEEQRQEWLPRMATGDALGCFGLTEPDAGSDPGAMRTRAMRDGSDWVLSGTKMWITNGTVADVAVVWAQTDDGIRGFVVPTSTPGFTANEVKHKLSLRASLTAELVLDGVRLPSSAMFPEVKGLRGPLSCLNEARYGILFGVVGAARACYESALEYTLSREQFGKPLAGFQLTQRKLADLLVEVNRAGLVAMQIGRLKDSGQLHHNHVSFGKMANVRSAIEVARTARTMLGANGISLEYPVMRHMANLETVLTYEGTEEMHALSLGQAVTGLAAFR, encoded by the coding sequence ATGAGCCGCACTCCGGATCCGCACGACTTCCTGGACCTCGACGCCGGGCTCGCCGAGGAGGAACGCGCCATCCGCGACGCCGTCCGCGCGTACGCGAAGGACAACCTGCTGGACCGCGTCGCCGGCTGGTACGAGACGGGCGCGCTGCCCGCGTCGGAGCTGGCGAAGGAGTTCGGCTCGCTCGGCCTGCTGGGCATGCACCTGGAGGGGTACGGCTGCGCCGGCACCAGCGCCGTCGCCTACGGCATCGCGTGCCGTGAGCTGGAAGCCGTCGACTCGGGCCTGCGGAGCTTCGTGTCGGTGCAGGGCTCGCTGGCGATGTACGCGATCCACAAGTGGGGCAGCGAGGAGCAGCGGCAGGAGTGGCTGCCGCGGATGGCGACCGGCGACGCGCTGGGCTGCTTCGGCCTGACCGAGCCGGACGCGGGCAGCGACCCGGGCGCGATGCGCACGCGCGCGATGCGCGACGGGTCCGACTGGGTGCTGTCGGGCACGAAGATGTGGATCACCAACGGAACCGTCGCCGACGTCGCGGTCGTCTGGGCCCAGACCGACGACGGCATCCGCGGCTTCGTCGTCCCGACGTCGACGCCGGGCTTCACGGCGAACGAGGTCAAGCACAAGCTGTCGCTGCGGGCATCCCTGACGGCGGAGCTGGTCCTCGACGGCGTCCGGCTCCCCTCGTCGGCGATGTTCCCCGAGGTCAAGGGCCTGCGCGGGCCGCTGTCCTGCCTGAACGAGGCCCGCTACGGGATCTTGTTCGGCGTCGTCGGCGCGGCGCGCGCGTGCTACGAATCGGCGTTGGAGTACACGCTGTCGCGGGAGCAGTTCGGGAAGCCGCTGGCGGGTTTTCAGCTGACCCAGCGCAAGCTGGCCGACCTGCTCGTCGAGGTCAACCGCGCCGGCCTGGTGGCGATGCAGATCGGGCGGCTCAAGGACAGCGGGCAGCTGCACCACAACCACGTCAGCTTCGGCAAGATGGCCAACGTCCGGTCGGCGATCGAGGTGGCCCGCACGGCCCGGACGATGCTGGGCGCGAACGGGATTTCGCTGGAGTACCCGGTGATGCGGCACATGGCGAACCTCGAGACGGTGCTGACGTACGAGGGCACCGAGGAGATGCACGCGCTGTCCCTCGGCCAGGCGGTCACGGGGCTGGCGGCGTTCCGCTGA
- the hisH gene encoding imidazole glycerol phosphate synthase subunit HisH, giving the protein MVILDYGSGNLRSAERAVARAGAEVEVTADPHAAVEADGLVVPGVGAYSACMAGLLSVKGQRIIGKRLAGGRPVLGICVGMQILFERGVEHGEETEGTGEWPGTVDRLKADVLPHMGWNTVRAPADSQLFAGLDPEERFYFVHSYAARTWELESGLPGREPKVTWANHGEDFVAAVENGPLWATQFHPEKSGDAGAQLLRNWLATL; this is encoded by the coding sequence GTGGTGATTCTCGACTACGGTTCCGGCAACCTCCGCTCCGCCGAACGCGCTGTGGCGCGCGCCGGGGCCGAAGTCGAGGTCACCGCCGACCCGCACGCCGCCGTCGAAGCCGACGGCCTGGTCGTGCCCGGCGTCGGCGCCTACTCCGCCTGCATGGCCGGCCTGCTGTCGGTCAAGGGGCAGCGGATCATCGGCAAGCGCCTCGCCGGCGGCCGTCCCGTGCTGGGCATCTGCGTCGGCATGCAGATCCTCTTCGAGCGCGGCGTCGAACACGGCGAGGAGACCGAGGGCACGGGGGAGTGGCCCGGCACGGTCGACCGGCTGAAGGCCGACGTGCTGCCGCACATGGGCTGGAACACCGTGCGCGCACCGGCGGACTCGCAGCTGTTCGCGGGCCTCGACCCCGAGGAGCGCTTCTACTTCGTGCACTCCTACGCCGCCCGCACGTGGGAGCTGGAGTCGGGCCTGCCCGGCCGCGAGCCGAAGGTCACCTGGGCCAACCACGGCGAGGACTTCGTCGCGGCGGTGGAGAACGGCCCGCTCTGGGCGACCCAGTTCCACCCGGAGAAGTCCGGTGACGCCGGTGCGCAGCTGCTGCGCAACTGGCTCGCGACCCTCTGA
- the priA gene encoding bifunctional 1-(5-phosphoribosyl)-5-((5-phosphoribosylamino)methylideneamino)imidazole-4-carboxamide isomerase/phosphoribosylanthranilate isomerase PriA, with protein MTFTLLPAVDVADGQAVRLVQGEAGTETSYGSPLEAALAWQRDGAEWIHLVDLDAAFGKGSNRELLAEVVGRLDVRVELSGGIRDDASLKAALATGARRVNLGTAALEDPEWTARVIGEYGDRVAIGLDVRITEAGHRLSARGWTSDGGDLWEVLDRLDRDGASRYVVTDVSKDGTLKGPNLDLLREVVARTDAPVIASGGVSSVDDLVALAGLESDGVEGSIVGKALYAGAFTLPEALAAVAKV; from the coding sequence GTGACTTTCACGCTGCTTCCCGCCGTTGATGTGGCCGATGGCCAGGCCGTGCGACTCGTCCAGGGCGAGGCCGGCACCGAGACCTCCTATGGCAGCCCGCTGGAGGCCGCGCTGGCCTGGCAGCGCGACGGTGCCGAGTGGATCCACCTGGTCGACCTCGACGCCGCGTTCGGCAAGGGCAGCAACCGCGAGCTGCTCGCCGAGGTCGTCGGCCGGCTCGACGTGCGGGTCGAGCTCTCCGGCGGCATCCGCGACGACGCCTCGCTGAAGGCCGCGCTGGCCACCGGCGCCCGCCGCGTCAACCTCGGCACCGCCGCGCTCGAGGATCCCGAGTGGACCGCGCGTGTGATCGGCGAGTACGGCGACCGCGTCGCGATCGGCCTCGACGTGCGCATCACCGAGGCCGGCCACCGGCTTTCGGCCCGCGGCTGGACGTCCGACGGCGGCGACCTGTGGGAGGTCCTGGACCGCCTCGACCGCGACGGCGCGTCCCGCTACGTCGTGACGGACGTGAGCAAGGACGGCACGTTGAAGGGCCCGAACCTGGACCTGCTGCGCGAGGTCGTCGCCCGCACCGACGCCCCGGTCATCGCGTCCGGCGGCGTGTCCAGTGTGGACGACCTGGTCGCGCTGGCCGGCCTGGAGTCCGACGGCGTCGAGGGCTCGATCGTCGGCAAGGCGCTGTACGCGGGGGCGTTCACGCTGCCCGAGGCGCTGGCGGCGGTCGCGAAGGTCTGA
- a CDS encoding DUF1330 domain-containing protein — protein MTAYGIAHLRPPAVLPEDVYRYLERIQATLDPYGGRFVVHGADVQVLEGEWPGALVVIEFPSAAVAREWYDSPAYQAILRLRADHIPGDLVIVEGCGPDHDSAAMAAALRAAG, from the coding sequence ATGACCGCCTACGGAATCGCGCACCTGCGTCCGCCCGCCGTGCTGCCGGAGGACGTCTACCGGTACCTCGAACGCATCCAGGCCACGCTCGACCCGTACGGCGGCAGGTTCGTCGTGCACGGCGCCGACGTCCAGGTGCTCGAAGGCGAGTGGCCCGGCGCGCTCGTGGTGATCGAGTTCCCGAGCGCCGCGGTGGCTCGCGAGTGGTACGACTCGCCCGCCTACCAGGCGATCCTGCGGCTGCGCGCCGACCACATCCCGGGTGACCTGGTCATCGTCGAAGGCTGCGGGCCGGACCACGACTCGGCGGCCATGGCGGCGGCGCTGCGTGCGGCCGGTTGA
- a CDS encoding GNAT family N-acetyltransferase encodes MEEIVTQLEMTAADQLTPAPPVDGVTLRTVEASPLIRELHVRIGTPYRWPSASRTDGDWARWLAEPHRRYRLVEYRGEIAGAADFEPQPGDDVEITTFGLLPEFVGKGLGGYALTLVVAAAWTVPDARRVWLHTSTLDHPNALPNYLRRGFRGFTRSA; translated from the coding sequence GTGGAGGAGATCGTCACCCAGCTCGAGATGACCGCGGCCGACCAGCTCACCCCGGCGCCGCCGGTCGACGGGGTGACCCTGCGGACCGTCGAGGCCTCGCCGCTCATCCGCGAGCTGCACGTCCGGATCGGGACGCCCTACCGCTGGCCGAGCGCGTCCCGGACCGACGGCGACTGGGCGCGCTGGCTCGCCGAGCCGCACCGGCGCTACCGCCTGGTCGAGTACCGCGGGGAGATCGCCGGCGCCGCCGACTTCGAGCCGCAGCCCGGCGACGACGTCGAGATCACGACGTTCGGGCTGCTGCCCGAGTTCGTCGGGAAGGGGCTCGGCGGGTACGCGCTCACGCTCGTCGTCGCGGCCGCGTGGACGGTGCCGGACGCGCGCCGGGTCTGGCTGCACACCTCGACCCTCGATCACCCGAACGCCCTGCCGAACTACCTGCGGCGGGGGTTCCGGGGCTTCACTCGCTCAGCTTGA
- a CDS encoding PPOX class F420-dependent oxidoreductase, which translates to MASETDRLAAERYVVLTTFRKDGRAVPTPIWVAGDAGELVFNSVRDVGKVKRIRNSGRVEVQACDLRGKKTHGAVASGQARLLDLEETKRAQQVIGRKYGVVGRVSMFFSKLRGPADRTVGIAVKLSE; encoded by the coding sequence ATGGCATCCGAAACGGATCGGCTCGCGGCCGAGCGCTACGTCGTCCTGACCACGTTCCGCAAGGACGGCCGCGCCGTGCCGACCCCGATCTGGGTCGCCGGCGACGCGGGCGAGCTCGTCTTCAACTCGGTCCGGGACGTGGGCAAGGTCAAGCGGATCCGCAACAGCGGCCGCGTCGAGGTCCAGGCCTGCGACCTGCGCGGCAAGAAGACGCACGGCGCGGTGGCGAGCGGCCAGGCCCGGCTGCTGGACCTCGAGGAGACCAAGCGGGCCCAGCAGGTGATCGGGCGCAAGTACGGCGTCGTCGGGCGGGTGTCGATGTTCTTCTCGAAGCTGCGCGGCCCGGCCGACCGGACGGTCGGGATCGCCGTCAAGCTGAGCGAGTGA
- a CDS encoding ABC transporter permease has translation MNPALTLATTRRILTQLRHDPRTVVMLVLVPTLLMILLRFVFNSTLVFSHVAPALLGVFPFLIMFLIASITTLRERTTATLERLMTLPLGRLDLLFGYALAFGVLAVVQVALATAVSLSWLGLDLAGPVALLLVIAVLDALLGMALGLFVSAFARTEFQAIQFMPVFVLPQILLCGLIAAREDMSRPLRWLSDVMPLSYAVEALNRVTASPTVDAVILRNLAVVAGCALLALVLGAATLRRRTP, from the coding sequence GTGAACCCCGCGCTGACGCTCGCCACCACGCGGCGCATCCTGACCCAGCTGCGGCACGACCCGCGCACCGTCGTGATGCTGGTCCTGGTGCCGACGCTGCTGATGATCCTGCTGCGGTTCGTGTTCAACTCGACGCTGGTGTTCAGCCACGTCGCGCCCGCGCTGCTCGGCGTCTTCCCGTTCCTGATCATGTTCCTGATCGCGTCGATCACGACGCTGCGCGAGCGGACGACGGCCACCCTGGAGCGGCTGATGACGCTCCCCCTCGGCCGGCTCGACCTGCTTTTCGGCTACGCGCTGGCGTTCGGCGTGCTCGCCGTCGTCCAGGTGGCGCTCGCGACGGCCGTCTCGCTGTCGTGGCTGGGCCTCGACCTGGCGGGCCCGGTCGCGCTGCTGCTGGTGATCGCCGTCCTCGACGCGCTGCTCGGGATGGCGCTCGGGCTGTTCGTCAGCGCGTTCGCGCGCACGGAGTTCCAGGCCATCCAGTTCATGCCGGTGTTCGTGCTGCCGCAGATCCTGCTGTGCGGCCTGATCGCGGCGCGCGAGGACATGAGCCGGCCGCTGCGGTGGCTGTCCGACGTGATGCCGCTGTCCTACGCGGTCGAGGCGCTGAACCGGGTCACGGCTTCGCCGACGGTGGACGCGGTGATCCTGCGGAACCTGGCGGTCGTCGCCGGCTGCGCGCTGCTGGCGCTGGTCCTCGGCGCGGCGACGCTGCGGCGCCGGACGCCCTGA
- a CDS encoding ABC transporter ATP-binding protein, which translates to MTNSAVEVTGLRVRRGGRPVVRDVSFAVPRGVVTGLLGPSGCGKTTLLRAIVGVQLVESGTVTVLGLPAGSPPLRRRIGYATQNPAIYADLTVREALRYFAAVLRAPVSDVDRVIGEVGLGDHAGKLVGSLSGGQHNRANLAVALLGRPELLVLDEPTVGLDPVLRDELWALFRRLAEGGATLLVSSHVMDEAARCDRLLLMREGVLLADDAPAELRRRTGAADLEQAFLRLVRVAS; encoded by the coding sequence ATGACTAATTCTGCCGTCGAGGTCACCGGCCTGCGGGTCCGCCGCGGCGGACGGCCGGTGGTGCGCGACGTGAGCTTCGCGGTCCCGCGCGGTGTGGTCACCGGGCTGCTCGGCCCGAGCGGCTGCGGCAAGACGACGCTGCTGCGCGCGATCGTCGGCGTGCAGCTCGTCGAGAGCGGCACCGTCACCGTGCTGGGCCTGCCCGCGGGCAGCCCGCCGCTGCGGCGCCGGATCGGCTACGCGACGCAGAACCCGGCGATCTACGCGGACCTGACCGTCCGCGAGGCGCTGCGTTACTTCGCCGCGGTGCTGCGCGCCCCGGTGTCCGATGTGGACCGGGTCATCGGCGAGGTCGGCCTGGGCGACCACGCCGGAAAGCTCGTCGGCTCCCTGTCGGGCGGGCAGCACAACCGCGCGAACCTCGCCGTCGCGCTGCTCGGCCGGCCCGAGCTGCTGGTGCTCGACGAGCCGACCGTCGGGCTCGACCCGGTGCTGCGCGACGAGCTGTGGGCGCTGTTCCGCCGGCTCGCCGAAGGCGGCGCCACGCTGCTGGTGTCCAGCCACGTCATGGACGAAGCGGCGCGCTGCGACCGGCTCCTGCTGATGCGCGAGGGCGTCCTGCTGGCCGACGACGCGCCGGCGGAGCTGCGACGGCGCACCGGCGCCGCCGACCTCGAGCAGGCGTTCCTGCGGCTCGTGCGGGTCGCGTCGTGA
- a CDS encoding SigE family RNA polymerase sigma factor, translating to MGFEEFVAERLDGLLRYATVLTNDPHLAQDIVQDVLLRAQQRWDGIDAPPTYVRKMVTNEYLSWRRRAVRRMVPSSHEVLDALSPPGADPATAYDERDAMLALLATLPRKQRAAVVLRYYEDYSDAEIAAVLRCGTSTVRSQISRALTTLREAPHPAPLTTGAPE from the coding sequence GTGGGCTTCGAAGAGTTCGTGGCGGAGCGGCTGGACGGGCTGCTCCGCTACGCGACCGTCCTGACGAACGACCCGCACCTCGCGCAGGACATCGTCCAGGACGTCCTGCTGCGCGCGCAGCAGCGCTGGGACGGCATCGACGCCCCGCCGACGTACGTCCGCAAGATGGTCACCAACGAGTACCTGTCGTGGCGCCGCCGGGCCGTGCGGCGGATGGTGCCGAGCAGCCACGAGGTCCTCGACGCGCTGTCCCCGCCCGGAGCCGACCCCGCCACCGCCTACGACGAGCGGGACGCGATGCTCGCCCTGCTCGCCACGCTCCCCCGCAAGCAGCGCGCCGCGGTCGTGCTGCGCTACTACGAGGACTACTCGGACGCCGAGATCGCCGCCGTCCTGCGGTGCGGCACCTCCACCGTGCGCAGCCAGATCTCCCGTGCCCTGACCACCCTCCGGGAAGCACCCCACCCCGCGCCCCTGACCACCGGAGCCCCCGAATGA
- a CDS encoding TetR/AcrR family transcriptional regulator — protein MAQAGRRPGRTETREKILDAARHRFAELGYDGATVRGIAADAGVNAALLHHFFGSKQQLFAASMNLPVNPASLVPAILTGPRSGVGERLVRAFLALWAAPEGRTPFLAMLRAAATNEQVALMMRQFIERTVLAEVAKALDVPPVRVTGIAAQMIGVALLRYVIKLPPLADADDEELVALLAPVAQYYLDPAPGGQGPATRSG, from the coding sequence ATGGCACAGGCGGGGCGGCGGCCGGGGCGGACGGAGACGCGGGAGAAGATCCTCGACGCGGCCCGGCACCGGTTCGCGGAGCTGGGGTACGACGGCGCGACGGTCCGCGGGATCGCCGCCGACGCCGGGGTGAACGCGGCACTGCTGCACCACTTCTTCGGCAGCAAGCAGCAGCTTTTCGCGGCGTCGATGAACCTGCCGGTGAACCCGGCTTCACTGGTCCCGGCGATCCTCACGGGTCCGCGCTCGGGCGTGGGCGAACGGCTGGTGCGCGCCTTCCTGGCGCTCTGGGCCGCGCCGGAGGGGCGGACGCCGTTCCTCGCGATGCTGCGCGCCGCGGCGACGAACGAGCAGGTCGCGCTCATGATGCGCCAGTTCATCGAGCGCACGGTGCTGGCCGAGGTCGCCAAGGCGCTCGACGTGCCGCCGGTGCGCGTCACCGGGATCGCCGCGCAGATGATCGGCGTCGCACTGCTGCGCTACGTGATCAAACTCCCCCCGCTGGCCGACGCGGACGACGAGGAGCTGGTCGCCCTGCTCGCCCCGGTCGCGCAGTACTACCTCGACCCGGCACCCGGCGGTCAGGGCCCGGCCACCCGATCCGGCTAG
- the hisF gene encoding imidazole glycerol phosphate synthase subunit HisF: MSVAVRVIPCLDVDAGRVVKGVNFAGLRDAGDPVELARRYDAEGADELTFLDVTASSGDRETTYDVVRRTAEQVFIPLTVGGGVRSNDDVNRLLRTGADKVSINTAAIARPEFLHEASRRFGAQCIVLSVDARRVPEGGEATPSGFEVTTHGGRRGTGVDAVEWAARGEELGVGEILLNSMDADGTKNGFDLELIDLVRKAVRVPVIASGGAGALEHFLPAVRSGADAVLAASVFHFGQLKIGEVKTALRDGGVEVR, translated from the coding sequence ATGTCTGTCGCGGTGCGGGTGATCCCCTGTCTCGACGTCGACGCGGGCCGGGTCGTGAAGGGCGTCAACTTCGCCGGCCTCCGCGACGCCGGCGATCCCGTCGAGCTGGCCCGGCGTTATGACGCCGAGGGCGCCGACGAACTGACGTTCCTCGACGTCACGGCGTCCTCGGGCGACCGCGAGACCACCTACGACGTCGTCCGCCGGACCGCCGAGCAGGTGTTCATCCCGCTGACCGTCGGCGGCGGCGTCCGCAGCAACGACGACGTCAACCGGCTGCTGCGCACCGGCGCGGACAAGGTGAGCATCAACACCGCCGCGATCGCCCGGCCGGAGTTCCTCCACGAGGCCTCGCGCCGGTTCGGCGCCCAGTGCATCGTGCTGTCGGTCGACGCGCGCCGCGTGCCCGAAGGCGGCGAAGCGACGCCGTCCGGCTTCGAGGTCACCACCCACGGCGGGCGCCGCGGCACCGGCGTCGACGCCGTCGAGTGGGCCGCGCGCGGTGAGGAGCTCGGCGTCGGCGAGATCCTGCTGAACTCGATGGACGCCGACGGCACCAAGAACGGCTTCGACCTCGAGCTGATCGACCTGGTCCGCAAGGCCGTGCGGGTGCCGGTGATCGCCAGCGGGGGAGCGGGGGCCCTGGAGCACTTCCTGCCCGCGGTGCGTTCCGGTGCGGACGCGGTGCTCGCCGCCAGCGTGTTCCACTTCGGACAGTTGAAGATCGGCGAGGTCAAGACCGCGCTGCGCGACGGCGGGGTGGAGGTCCGATGA